The following proteins come from a genomic window of Brevibacillus antibioticus:
- a CDS encoding acetaldehyde dehydrogenase (acetylating) has protein sequence MTLDADLYSIQEVRTYLAQAKEAQAKFATYSQEQVDRIIEAMSKVGVENADRLAAMAVEETGFGNVADKRMKNLFAAQDVYASVKDVKTVGIIRKDEENKVWEVAQPFGIVAGVVPSTNPTSTVIYKSMVSLKARNAIVFSPHPSAAKCTLEAARLMAQAAVAAGAPEGLIHCVTKPTLPGTNELMKHKLTNLILATGGTPMVRAAYSSGKPAYGVGPGNVPVYIHHSADFAAAARRIVQSKTFDYGTICASEQALVVEESTKHQLITALKREGAYFLNEQEKEKVAAIIMVNGSLNAKIVGRSPQVIAQMAGITIPADARVLIAEENNVGKAYPMSVEKLAPILALYTVQNDSEAIARCRELLEHGGLGHTAGIHAQDDNVIAAYGQAMPASRIPVNTGTTFGGIGATTGVQPAFTLGCGSLGNNITSDNIGAKHMFNIKRVAFGIKEMPQSTPVSAAPATQAEEAVLQAVSSMNVGLSRDEIKNIIKSVLTEMTT, from the coding sequence ATGACACTCGACGCTGATCTGTATTCCATACAGGAAGTGCGTACCTACCTCGCACAAGCGAAGGAAGCACAAGCCAAATTCGCTACCTACAGCCAAGAGCAAGTTGACCGGATCATCGAAGCTATGTCCAAAGTGGGCGTAGAAAATGCTGATCGACTGGCAGCAATGGCTGTAGAGGAAACAGGCTTTGGTAACGTCGCTGACAAACGGATGAAAAACCTGTTTGCTGCACAAGATGTGTACGCATCTGTAAAAGATGTAAAAACAGTTGGTATCATTCGTAAGGACGAAGAGAACAAGGTGTGGGAAGTGGCGCAGCCATTTGGTATCGTAGCAGGGGTTGTACCTTCCACTAATCCGACGTCCACGGTTATTTATAAATCGATGGTCTCCCTCAAGGCGAGAAATGCGATTGTCTTCAGCCCGCATCCGTCGGCAGCAAAATGCACGCTGGAAGCAGCGCGACTGATGGCTCAGGCGGCAGTAGCGGCTGGAGCACCAGAAGGCTTGATCCATTGCGTTACGAAGCCTACGCTTCCTGGTACAAATGAGCTGATGAAGCACAAGCTGACCAATCTGATTCTCGCGACTGGCGGAACTCCGATGGTACGCGCAGCATACAGCTCCGGTAAGCCAGCATATGGTGTTGGACCTGGTAATGTACCCGTTTACATCCATCACAGTGCTGACTTTGCTGCTGCTGCCAGACGCATCGTGCAGAGCAAGACGTTTGACTATGGTACAATCTGCGCTTCTGAGCAAGCATTGGTAGTAGAGGAATCCACCAAACACCAATTGATTACTGCCCTGAAGCGTGAAGGCGCCTACTTCCTGAACGAGCAAGAGAAGGAAAAAGTAGCTGCAATCATCATGGTAAACGGCTCGCTGAACGCGAAGATCGTTGGCCGCTCTCCGCAAGTGATCGCTCAAATGGCGGGTATTACTATCCCTGCTGATGCGCGTGTCCTGATTGCGGAAGAGAACAATGTAGGCAAAGCGTATCCGATGTCCGTTGAAAAACTGGCGCCGATCCTTGCCCTCTACACTGTTCAAAACGACAGCGAAGCGATTGCTCGTTGCCGCGAATTGCTGGAACATGGTGGTCTTGGACATACAGCGGGTATTCACGCCCAGGATGACAATGTCATCGCAGCGTATGGTCAAGCAATGCCAGCATCCAGAATTCCGGTAAATACGGGTACGACCTTCGGAGGAATTGGTGCAACGACTGGTGTACAACCAGCGTTCACGCTTGGATGCGGTTCTTTAGGGAACAACATCACGTCCGATAACATCGGTGCGAAGCACATGTTCAACATCAAGCGTGTTGCATTTGGCATCAAAGAAATGCCACAATCAACGCCAGTATCAGCAGCTCCTGCGACACAAGCGGAAGAAGCTGTCCTACAGGCTGTCTCTTCTATGAATGTCGGCTTGAGCCGCGATGAGATCAAAAACATCATCAAATCGGTGTTAACAGAAATGACGACTTAA
- the eutM gene encoding ethanolamine utilization microcompartment protein EutM translates to MAGEMSALGMVETKGLVGAVEAADAMVKAANVKLIGKVHVGGGLVTVMVRGDVGAVKASTDAGAAAAEKVGELVSIHVIPRPHGDIELILPKLEG, encoded by the coding sequence ATGGCTGGAGAAATGTCCGCATTGGGAATGGTAGAAACAAAAGGTTTGGTAGGAGCAGTTGAAGCTGCTGACGCAATGGTAAAAGCAGCTAACGTAAAACTGATTGGTAAAGTACACGTAGGTGGCGGTCTCGTAACTGTTATGGTACGTGGTGACGTAGGTGCAGTAAAAGCTTCCACAGACGCAGGTGCCGCTGCTGCTGAAAAAGTAGGAGAGCTCGTATCTATTCACGTAATTCCACGCCCTCATGGAGACATTGAACTGATTCTGCCGAAACTCGAAGGATAA
- the pduL gene encoding phosphate propanoyltransferase, producing the protein MAVITEASLRAMHKSGIPNPFLVEEGDKITPAAADFLKGRGIQVKQVDQSQQPSTNQAAEAVREIPLGVSNRHIHLSQADVEKLFGAGHQLTPMRDLSQPGQFACQETVTIVGPKGSIHGVRVLGPARGATQVEISRTDGFAVGVQAPVRMSGDIEGTPGMVLVTAKGTVVMDKGVIVAKSHVHMSPADAEQYQVKDGDTLILATQSDRPIIYPDVVVRVHPQFALDFHVDTDEGNAANLKTGDRVKVIGKNGQFYSF; encoded by the coding sequence ATGGCAGTGATTACAGAAGCATCCTTGAGAGCGATGCATAAATCAGGTATTCCAAACCCCTTTCTCGTTGAGGAAGGGGATAAAATAACACCAGCAGCGGCAGATTTCTTGAAAGGAAGAGGGATTCAAGTGAAACAAGTTGATCAGAGCCAGCAGCCTTCCACCAATCAAGCTGCCGAGGCAGTGCGAGAAATTCCTTTGGGCGTATCTAACCGTCACATTCATTTGTCGCAAGCAGATGTCGAGAAGCTTTTCGGAGCCGGACATCAATTGACGCCAATGCGTGATCTGTCGCAACCGGGCCAGTTTGCTTGCCAAGAAACAGTCACTATCGTGGGACCAAAAGGCAGCATCCACGGGGTTCGCGTTTTGGGACCAGCTCGTGGCGCGACACAAGTGGAAATTTCCAGAACAGACGGCTTTGCAGTAGGTGTTCAAGCACCTGTGCGTATGTCTGGAGATATTGAAGGAACACCAGGTATGGTACTCGTTACGGCAAAAGGGACAGTCGTGATGGACAAAGGCGTAATCGTAGCGAAGAGCCACGTTCATATGTCTCCAGCAGATGCCGAGCAATATCAAGTGAAGGATGGCGATACGCTGATCCTGGCGACGCAAAGCGATCGTCCTATCATCTATCCAGATGTAGTCGTTCGTGTGCATCCGCAATTCGCACTTGATTTCCACGTGGATACGGATGAAGGTAATGCCGCTAATTTGAAAACGGGAGACCGGGTAAAAGTGATCGGCAAGAACGGGCAATTTTACTCCTTCTAA
- a CDS encoding EutN/CcmL family microcompartment protein, protein MFLGKVIGSVWATQKEAGMENLKLMVVQPIDWRGEEGGQTVIAADRIGAGIGEQVIVSRGTPARILFSGTSVPIDAIIVGIVDSFEVPGAAGREE, encoded by the coding sequence ATGTTTTTGGGAAAAGTGATCGGCAGCGTCTGGGCCACGCAAAAAGAAGCAGGTATGGAAAATCTCAAGCTCATGGTGGTTCAGCCGATTGATTGGCGTGGCGAAGAAGGCGGACAAACCGTTATCGCAGCGGACAGGATCGGTGCGGGAATCGGGGAGCAGGTTATCGTCTCTCGTGGGACGCCTGCCCGAATCCTTTTCTCCGGCACCAGTGTGCCGATCGATGCGATCATCGTAGGCATCGTGGATTCGTTTGAGGTGCCGGGTGCCGCAGGAAGAGAGGAATAG
- the eutS gene encoding ethanolamine utilization microcompartment protein EutS: MEQERSRVIQEFVPGKQVTLAHVIANPDPMLYTKLGINEAGAIGILTLTPTETAIIAADIATKAAGVELGFLDRFTGSLIVVGDVSAVEMAVEAVNQVLSEKLRFTPALVTKS, translated from the coding sequence ATGGAACAGGAACGTTCACGAGTCATCCAGGAATTCGTACCGGGGAAACAGGTCACGTTGGCTCATGTAATCGCAAACCCTGACCCAATGCTCTATACCAAGCTAGGTATCAATGAGGCCGGTGCAATCGGCATTTTGACTTTGACGCCTACCGAAACAGCCATTATTGCCGCGGATATTGCGACAAAGGCTGCTGGCGTCGAGCTTGGGTTTCTCGATCGTTTTACAGGTTCACTGATTGTCGTAGGAGATGTATCCGCTGTGGAGATGGCAGTCGAAGCGGTCAATCAGGTACTGAGCGAAAAACTGCGGTTTACACCGGCATTGGTGACGAAGTCATGA
- a CDS encoding EutP/PduV family microcompartment system protein translates to MIGRVMIIGAIEAGKSSLVRALFNDEQPARKTQALEYRDWAIDTPGEYSENPMFYRTLMATSLEAKIIVMVQDATRERNYFPPGFSQGFPQSCIGVITKMDHPDANVERAEQFLRQSLGNTKIFRTSSLTSEGVPELRAYLQEIVNE, encoded by the coding sequence ATGATCGGCCGTGTAATGATTATCGGTGCAATCGAAGCAGGAAAGTCTTCTCTGGTGCGGGCGCTGTTCAATGACGAACAGCCTGCCCGGAAGACACAAGCGCTCGAATATCGGGACTGGGCGATTGACACTCCGGGTGAGTACAGCGAAAACCCGATGTTTTATCGCACGCTTATGGCTACCTCTCTTGAGGCGAAGATCATTGTGATGGTACAAGATGCTACGCGGGAGCGCAATTATTTCCCTCCTGGCTTTTCACAAGGGTTTCCGCAATCGTGCATCGGGGTTATTACTAAAATGGATCATCCTGATGCAAATGTGGAGAGGGCAGAACAATTCCTGCGTCAATCGCTCGGCAATACGAAGATTTTCCGGACCTCCTCGCTCACGAGTGAGGGAGTGCCAGAATTGCGAGCGTATTTGCAGGAAATTGTAAACGAGTAA
- a CDS encoding sensor histidine kinase, with protein sequence MQSIREVCKASTTLSDDDIRIVEDLASKLQIFADLSQADMFIDCPTVDRSAAMVVAQAAPSTARSMYSGTVVGHLATAINEPAVMYCLTTGKPVIGSRGVSQEQVVMRQSVVPITNADGKTIGTLITEQDISKQVEQEKNVEMLKETTEHLSETLIQFAVPDLPISSLLHEGMILFDQSGVITYANGRAHKLLSLIGFERPEKGESIERIFSWRVSPENFVRNGGYIQEELSKGKHFIMMKAVSSVRKQDIIGGFILLRDISDIREKEKQLMIKSAVIKEIHHRVKNNLQTISSLLRLQMRRSQSNEIEKVYRESINRINSIAIIHEYLAQDGLEQIDFKEILTKISKIIVSSMRRSEQAIHVVVTGESVYLPSNKATSFALIVTELIQNCMIHGFHEHQEGKISIALVAKEDFVSLSVTDDGVGIEDMEQIHKKGHLGLKIVDTLVREDLEGTMHFRNTGNGTEVTILYPIQKEDEDDTTEDYGG encoded by the coding sequence ATGCAATCAATACGAGAAGTGTGCAAAGCGTCCACGACGTTGAGTGATGACGACATTCGGATTGTGGAGGATCTGGCTTCCAAGCTCCAGATTTTTGCTGATCTGTCTCAAGCGGACATGTTTATCGATTGTCCAACGGTAGATCGGAGCGCTGCGATGGTAGTCGCACAAGCTGCACCGAGTACGGCACGCTCTATGTACAGTGGAACGGTCGTAGGGCATTTGGCGACGGCGATTAATGAGCCAGCGGTTATGTATTGTCTGACTACAGGCAAGCCCGTCATCGGTTCACGTGGGGTTTCACAGGAGCAGGTCGTGATGCGACAAAGCGTCGTACCCATCACGAATGCGGATGGAAAAACAATCGGGACCTTGATAACGGAACAGGATATATCCAAACAGGTGGAACAGGAAAAGAACGTCGAGATGCTCAAGGAAACAACGGAGCACTTAAGTGAGACGCTCATCCAGTTCGCTGTGCCTGATCTGCCCATTTCGTCGCTTTTGCACGAGGGCATGATTTTGTTTGATCAGAGTGGGGTTATCACGTACGCCAATGGCCGTGCCCACAAGCTGCTCTCCTTGATTGGCTTTGAACGGCCGGAAAAAGGCGAGAGCATTGAACGTATTTTTTCCTGGAGAGTTTCCCCGGAGAATTTTGTACGCAACGGGGGTTATATTCAGGAGGAGCTGTCAAAAGGCAAGCATTTCATCATGATGAAAGCGGTTTCGTCCGTCCGCAAACAAGACATCATCGGGGGATTCATTCTCCTGCGAGACATATCGGACATTCGGGAAAAAGAAAAGCAATTAATGATCAAATCCGCGGTGATCAAAGAGATTCACCACCGGGTCAAAAACAATTTGCAAACCATCTCTAGCCTGTTGCGCCTGCAAATGCGGCGTTCGCAGTCCAACGAGATTGAAAAGGTATACCGGGAAAGCATCAATCGCATCAACAGCATCGCCATTATTCACGAATACTTGGCACAGGATGGTCTGGAGCAGATTGACTTCAAAGAGATTTTAACCAAAATATCGAAAATAATCGTCTCTTCGATGAGACGTTCTGAGCAAGCTATACACGTCGTGGTGACGGGCGAATCGGTGTATCTGCCGTCCAACAAAGCAACATCGTTTGCCTTGATCGTCACCGAGCTGATTCAAAATTGCATGATTCATGGTTTTCATGAGCACCAAGAAGGGAAAATCTCTATTGCACTGGTTGCCAAGGAGGACTTCGTGAGTCTGTCTGTGACAGATGACGGGGTAGGCATCGAGGACATGGAGCAAATCCACAAAAAGGGCCATCTCGGCCTGAAAATTGTCGATACACTGGTCAGGGAAGACCTCGAAGGCACGATGCATTTCCGCAACACTGGGAACGGAACAGAGGTTACCATCCTCTATCCGATCCAAAAGGAGGATGAAGATGACACAACCGAAGATTATGGTGGTTGA
- a CDS encoding ANTAR domain-containing response regulator → MKMTQPKIMVVDDEPIIRMDLREMLENEGYLVVAEAKNGEEAVEQAHRHKPDLIIMDVKMPVLNGIKASSIIRSFSDSSILLLTAYSQKELVQDARKAGVTAYLVKPVSEDDLIPAVEIALSQKEKVVSLKQDINDLKKKIEDRKAVEKAKGKLMSALSLEEDAAYKWMQQVSMQRRMPLVKLAEEILSGEQAIFTQD, encoded by the coding sequence ATGAAGATGACACAACCGAAGATTATGGTGGTTGATGACGAGCCGATTATTCGCATGGATTTGCGCGAGATGCTCGAAAATGAAGGGTATTTAGTGGTTGCCGAGGCGAAAAACGGAGAAGAGGCAGTCGAACAGGCCCATCGTCACAAGCCCGATCTGATCATCATGGATGTGAAAATGCCTGTCTTGAATGGAATCAAGGCAAGCAGTATCATTCGTTCCTTTTCAGACAGTTCCATTCTTCTCTTGACGGCTTATAGCCAAAAGGAACTCGTCCAGGATGCCAGAAAAGCGGGTGTGACGGCTTACTTGGTGAAGCCGGTGTCGGAGGATGATTTGATTCCCGCAGTAGAAATCGCCCTCAGTCAAAAGGAAAAAGTCGTTTCGCTGAAGCAGGATATAAACGATCTGAAGAAAAAGATCGAGGATCGCAAGGCAGTGGAAAAGGCAAAAGGAAAGCTGATGAGTGCCCTATCCTTGGAAGAGGATGCGGCTTACAAATGGATGCAGCAAGTAAGCATGCAACGGCGCATGCCGCTTGTGAAGCTGGCAGAGGAAATTTTGTCGGGCGAGCAGGCCATTTTTACCCAAGACTAG